The Georgenia sp. TF02-10 genome window below encodes:
- a CDS encoding PIN domain-containing protein, which produces MLSVSRASSQVLDPPRQGRRRPGHGRRRDVTARGSRPVWSPAILDELVYHEAKKLVERGTPEGEAERSAQRLINQMSQAFDDALVTDWEPLDGTYSLPDPHDEHVVAAAVVGGAEVIVTENVKHFPAAKLPASIHAVPARDFAYDTVRQHLTQACRAVIAICERSGRHGPKLTASGLLTLLDERYKMTATVELLSVAPGLRELIQ; this is translated from the coding sequence ATCCTCTCAGTCTCGCGAGCGTCTTCTCAGGTTCTCGACCCTCCTCGCCAAGGTCGCCGTCGCCCTGGTCACGGGCGACGGCGTGACGTCACCGCCCGGGGCTCTCGCCCGGTGTGGAGCCCGGCAATTCTCGACGAACTGGTCTACCACGAGGCCAAGAAGCTCGTCGAGCGAGGAACGCCCGAAGGTGAGGCCGAGAGGTCCGCACAGAGGCTGATCAACCAGATGTCGCAGGCGTTCGACGACGCGCTCGTCACGGACTGGGAGCCCCTAGATGGCACCTACAGCCTGCCGGATCCCCATGACGAGCATGTCGTCGCCGCCGCGGTCGTGGGTGGCGCCGAAGTCATTGTCACGGAGAACGTCAAGCACTTCCCGGCAGCGAAGCTCCCCGCGTCGATCCACGCAGTACCGGCACGGGACTTTGCCTACGACACGGTACGGCAGCACCTCACGCAGGCATGCCGGGCCGTGATCGCGATATGTGAGCGCAGTGGACGGCACGGCCCAAAACTCACAGCGTCCGGTCTACTGACGCTCCTCGACGAGCGGTACAAGATGACGGCAACCGTAGAACTTCTCTCCGTCGCGCCGGGGCTGCGTGAGCTAATTCAGTGA